In Candidatus Accumulibacter cognatus, the genomic window CCTGTGATCACACGCGGTCGGCGCGGCGGAGTTCCGGACAGGGGCTGACGGACAGCCATGCCTGAGCGGAGCGGATGCGATTCCTCACTGGTCGCCTGTCCCGACTGCGATCTCTTGCAGCACCTGCCGCAGATTCCGCCGGGTGGTTCGGCGCACTGCACGCGTTGCCATGCCCACTTGTGGCGGCACAAGGTCGATTCACTGAATCGCACGCTGGCGCTGGCGCTTGCCGCCGCGCTGCTGTTGCTGATCGCCAACAGCGTGCCGATGCTCGGTCTGGCGGTGGCCGGTCGCGAAACCTTCACGACGGTCATCGGCGGTGTGCTGGCGATGTGGCGCGACGGCAGGCAGGAGGTTGCCATGCTCGTGTTGTTCACGGCCGTGATCGCGCCAGCGTTCGAGGTCGCCTGCCTGCTCGCCGTGGTGCTCGCCGTACGCCGGCCGCCGGCGCCTGCCTGGGCCGGCCGGCTGCTGCGCGCTTACGAGATCCTGCGCGAGTGGAGCATGATCGAGATCATGCTGCTCGGCGTCCTCGTGGCGCTGATCAAGATCGCCGAACTGGCGACGGTGATTCCGGGTCTGGCGATGTTCGTGCTCGGGGCGCTGGTCTTCCTGCTCGCGGCGATGGCCGCGGTCTTCGATCCGCGCGATGCCTGGGCGCGCGTCGGCTGGGTCGCGGGCGCGTCGGCCGGTCTACTGCCTGGCCCGGCGCGGTCGCCGGAGGGTCGACGATGAACGCCCTGCCGGCGACCGCCATGTCGCTCGGGCTGGCCGGCTGCGAGGTCTGTGGGCTGGTCTCGCGACCGCTGGCGGGGACGGCGCCGCATTGTCCGCGGTGTGGCGAGGCGCTGCATTTCCGCAGGCCGGCGAGTATCGAACGGTGCTGGGCGCTGGTGATCGCGGCGCTGATCCTTTACCTCCCGGCCAACCTGCTGCCGGTACTTACCACCTACACGCCGCTCGGCAGTCAGTCCGACACCATCATGCAGGGTGTCGTCGAGCTGTGGTCGCCGACCTCGTGGCCTCTGGCGATCGTCGTTTTCGTTGCCAGCATCACCATCCCCCTCGGCAAGCTGATCGCTCTGGCCTACCTGTTGATCACGGTGCAGCGGGGCTCGCTCACATCGACCCGGCAGCGGGTCCGCCTCTACCGCATGGTAAAGTTCATCGGCCGCTGGTCGATGCTCGACGTCTTTGTCGACACCTTCGTCGTCGCCCTGGTGCAACTCAAGCCGCTGATGTGGATGGCGCCGGGTCCCGGAGTGATGTTCTTTGCCGCTGTCGTCGTCGTGACGATGGTCGCGGTCAACTGCTTCGACCCGCGGCTGATCTGGGATCTGCCGCAGAAAGAATGCAATGCCTGACAACGAGACCCTGCCCGACCTTCCCGAAGCGGCGTCGCTGGTCAAGAAGCGGACGTGGCTTTCGCCCGTCTGGATCATTCCCTTCATCGCTGCCCTGCTCGGTGGCTGGATCGTCGTGCAGAAACTATTGTCCGAGGGACCGACGATCGAGATCAGCTTCCAGTCGGCGGAAGGCCTCGAGGCGGGCAAGACGACGGTCAAGTACAAGGGCGTCGACGTCGGGACGGTCGACGCGCTACGGGTTGCCACCGACCGCCAGCGCATCATCGCGCGCGTGCGCATGGCACCGGAAACCCGCGACTGGCTGGTCGAGGACACGTCCTTCTGGGTGGTCCGCCCGCGTATCGCCGGCGGCAGCATCACCGGGCTGGGGACGCTGCTGTCCGGCTCCTACGTCGGCATGGCCATCGGCAAGGACGGCGCGCGGGCGAGTTTGTTCACGGCGCGCGATGTGCCGCCGGTGGTGAGCGGCAATACGCCGGGACGCTTCTTCCGCCTCCGGGCAGCGACGCTCGGCTCGCTCGACTATGGCACGCCGATCTATTTCCGGCGTATCCAGGTCGGTCAGGTGGCCTCCTACAGCCTCGATCCGGACGGACGCGAGCTGACCGTCCGGATCTTCATCAACGCGCCCTATGATCGCTTCGTCAGACCCGAGACGCGTTTCTGGCAGGCGAGCGGGCTCGACTTTTCACTGAGCGCGAACGGACTCAACGTCCAGACGGAATCGCTGGCGTCGCTGCTGATCGGTGGGATCGCCTTCGACACGCCGGATCCGGACCAGCAGGCCGAGCCGGCGGCGGCGGAAACCAGTTTCGACCTGTTTGCCGACCAGGCAGTGGCGATGAAGGCGCCGGAACGCGGGGCGACGCATTACGTTCTCTACTTCGACGAATCCGTGCGCGGGCTATCGGCCGGTGCCCCCGTGACCCTGCTCGGGCTGCCGATCGGCGAGGTCGTCTCGGTGCGGCTCGCGGCCGACCATCGGCAGAAGTTGCAGTTGCGCGCGCACGTCCTGGTTGCCACCTATCCGCAGCGTTTCCTCGACGTTCTCGCCGACCCTCAGCATGTGACCGGTGGCAAGGCAGTGACGCCGCAGATCCGCAAGTCCGTCGTCGACCAGCTCGTCGCGCGCGGTATGCGCGCGCAGTTGCGCACCGGCAACCTGCTCACCGGCCAGCTCTATGTCGCCCTCGACTACGCCGTCAACCCGGCCAGCGCCAGGATCGACTGGCTGGCCGAGCCGCCGGCCTTCCCCGTGATGAAGGGCGGGCTGACCGATATCGAGGCGAAGCTGACGAGCATTCTCGGCAAGATCGAGCGCCTGCCCATGGATGCTATCGGCAGCGAGCTCAAGCAGTCTCTGGCGACGCTCGGCGAGACGCTGAAAAACGTCGACGTACTCGTCAAGAGCTGGAAAGGCGAACTGACCCCGGAACTGAGTGCGACACTCGGCGGAGCGCGGCGCAGCCTCGCTGCCGCCGAAGGTGCCTTCGCCGCTGCCGGCAAGACCCTGGCGCCCGGCTCGGCGACGCTCGAGGAACTGCGCGCGACGCTGGCCGAAGTCAAGCGCGCCGCGCAATCGATGCGTGGGCTGACCGACTATCTCGAGCGTCATCCGGAGGCGCTGATCCGTGGCAAGAGCGAGGAGGGGCAATGATCAAGGCTGCTCGGCAGGGAATGTCCTGGCTGGCCGTACTGCTGGCGGCAGCGCTTGCTGGCTGTGCGTCACCCCCGTCGCGTTTCTACACGCTGACCGTCGGCGCTGCGCCCGACGGCGGAGCTCCAGCGGCCTATGCCGTGGCCGTAGACAGCGTCACCATCCCGGCCATCGTGGACCGGCCGCAGTTCGTCCTCCAGAAGGGTCCAAACCGGGTTCTCCTCGATGAGTTCAACCGCTGGGCAGCGCCGCTGGCGGCGAACATCGCGAGCACGCTCGCCGCCAACCTTGGTGTTCTCCTTGGCACGCCGCGCGCGGTCTTTGGGCCGTTGGCGGCAAACATTCAACCGGCGTACCGGGTGAGCGTCGACGTCCAGCGCTTCGAATCGGTGGCCGAC contains:
- a CDS encoding MCE family protein, with protein sequence MPDNETLPDLPEAASLVKKRTWLSPVWIIPFIAALLGGWIVVQKLLSEGPTIEISFQSAEGLEAGKTTVKYKGVDVGTVDALRVATDRQRIIARVRMAPETRDWLVEDTSFWVVRPRIAGGSITGLGTLLSGSYVGMAIGKDGARASLFTARDVPPVVSGNTPGRFFRLRAATLGSLDYGTPIYFRRIQVGQVASYSLDPDGRELTVRIFINAPYDRFVRPETRFWQASGLDFSLSANGLNVQTESLASLLIGGIAFDTPDPDQQAEPAAAETSFDLFADQAVAMKAPERGATHYVLYFDESVRGLSAGAPVTLLGLPIGEVVSVRLAADHRQKLQLRAHVLVATYPQRFLDVLADPQHVTGGKAVTPQIRKSVVDQLVARGMRAQLRTGNLLTGQLYVALDYAVNPASARIDWLAEPPAFPVMKGGLTDIEAKLTSILGKIERLPMDAIGSELKQSLATLGETLKNVDVLVKSWKGELTPELSATLGGARRSLAAAEGAFAAAGKTLAPGSATLEELRATLAEVKRAAQSMRGLTDYLERHPEALIRGKSEEGQ
- a CDS encoding membrane integrity-associated transporter subunit PqiC — its product is MIKAARQGMSWLAVLLAAALAGCASPPSRFYTLTVGAAPDGGAPAAYAVAVDSVTIPAIVDRPQFVLQKGPNRVLLDEFNRWAAPLAANIASTLAANLGVLLGTPRAVFGPLAANIQPAYRVSVDVQRFESVADEAVTLEGVWLLRRPGGEATSGRSALRETVQGEGYEELAAAHSRALAGMSRDIAAAIRVEAGRSATR
- a CDS encoding paraquat-inducible protein A, whose translation is MPERSGCDSSLVACPDCDLLQHLPQIPPGGSAHCTRCHAHLWRHKVDSLNRTLALALAAALLLLIANSVPMLGLAVAGRETFTTVIGGVLAMWRDGRQEVAMLVLFTAVIAPAFEVACLLAVVLAVRRPPAPAWAGRLLRAYEILREWSMIEIMLLGVLVALIKIAELATVIPGLAMFVLGALVFLLAAMAAVFDPRDAWARVGWVAGASAGLLPGPARSPEGRR
- a CDS encoding paraquat-inducible protein A, which encodes MNALPATAMSLGLAGCEVCGLVSRPLAGTAPHCPRCGEALHFRRPASIERCWALVIAALILYLPANLLPVLTTYTPLGSQSDTIMQGVVELWSPTSWPLAIVVFVASITIPLGKLIALAYLLITVQRGSLTSTRQRVRLYRMVKFIGRWSMLDVFVDTFVVALVQLKPLMWMAPGPGVMFFAAVVVVTMVAVNCFDPRLIWDLPQKECNA